agtaacagtatagacagagcccagtaacatttcagttgcagcagtataggcagagcccagtattagtaacatttcagtagtaacagcatagacagaccctagtaacatttcatctgcagcagtataggcagagcccagtaacatttcagtagcaacagtatagacaaaccccagttacatttcagttgcagcagtataggcagagcccagtaacatttcagtagtaacagtatagacagaccccagtaacatttccgtagcagcagtatagacatagcccagtattagtaacatttcagtagtaacagtatagacttaccccagtaacatttcagtggcagcagtataggcagagcccactattagtaacatttcagtagtaacagtatcgacagaacccagtaacatttctgtagcagcagtataggcatagcccagtattagtaacatttcagtagtaacagtatagacagagcccagtaacatttcagttgcagcagtatagacatagccaagtattagtaacatttcagtagtaacagtatagacagaccccagtaacatttcagttgcagcagtataggcagagcccagtaacatttcagtagcagcagtataggtagagcccagtaacatttcagtagcagcagtataggtagagcccagtattagtaacatttcagtagcaacagtatagaagctagggaccccagaaactttcctctctcctaatcccgtagcAGCCGGTTGCGATTCACCAGGACCAGGAACTCGgtctatgcccacaccctcacttggaactctgcgtCCTGGTCCATGTCcatgtcctctagccctacccctacccctcagcgtggtggattacgaatagagcagacactgagcggtgtaaaaaattttgtgaattattggcgcgcagttggtggctgacagcggttttgtaacgcaaactgcagccagaaataaattatacggaaggctgcaagcaggcctagctgtgcaatatgcaatagtgatgcacctcaactcccagcagccacgcagtccaAGCCTCCCACGAAAACCAGGTTAGGGCTTACTTTTGGGGGAAATCGGTAGTAGGTGGATCTGTTCAGGACCCTCAGACCCTCCTCTATTATCCAGAGTGGAGAACCTCAACAAATAATTTATTTTCCTCTTGATAATCTGGCACATCTTGTAATTCTATTTATTATGCAGTGGGCAGGGAGGGTCCAGTGCGGCCCACCCCCTGACTCGGACTAAGtgccaagtcaaacttcaaagtgcatttattctgaaatactgtCTTGAGTTCATGCTGCCCtgtgatagatatgatagatcaGCAGCATGGACCCAGGACAAGGAAGCCTGTTGCCATTGAGggggttttattctgaaatgctgcagcggctgtgatttgtccgcgtgaaaacacacgcagaaaacaaatcgcggcatgttctatttctgtgcggatctcGTGCAACGGTCCAGGCGATCAGTGTTCCTAAGCAGCGGATCTGATGCAGATTAACTattgatctatcctaaggataggtcatcaagagttatTGCCCGGAAATTCCCTTTAATTCGCCATTTTGGTGAAGCACAATTCTGATTTTCATCGGAATCGTGAAGTCAGCATTAGTTCTGCCCCTTTGGGCAGTAGCACGACGGGCTACAAGGTATGAAACCGCTGGGGGTGGAATAGTGTGCTTTACACTGATGTGGCAGTAAGCAATGAAGAGATGAAACATAGTGCTGGTTCGCTCAGCCACAGCCAATCAGTGTTGGACTGTTAATCTGCATTGTTCCCTGACGGCATTGACCTGCATGTGAGAGATCCGTTTTTCGCCTTTTACTtcctccagtccaatgtcggccaGGGACAATCCTGTTGCTCCATGATTAGCTGGTTAGAACATAAATCATCAGAATGATTACGAACACACTTTTCGCAGGCGAGATGGAGTTCACTGTGGCTACACAATGGGATCAATAGTACTTGGCGTGTTGTGACTGGGGAAGGGATGGTACATGGAGGGCTGTGGTGACTGGAAGGAATGGATAGTACATGGGGGGCTCTAATGACTGGCAAGAGGAGGGAACGGTACATGTAGGGGCCTGCGATGACTGGGGGAAGTGtacagtacatgggggggggAGCTGCGGTGACTGAACTGGGGATGGGGCGGATTCCCATCATTCATATGTATAGAGCGTTGAAGTTTAAATCCCATTCCTTACATAATTGCATGAATTGCATGGACAGCAATTTCGTATTATGTACTAATTTTATCTGAGCGGTACCATATACCTCCGATAATGGGTATATATTAAGGATTTGCACTGCATGCACTTCTCTCATGTAAGAAAAGTGTCTTGGTATAGCAAATAAGAAGGATTCTGGATTTTCCTGTTTAACAGGAACCTTTACAGTCCGTTGCCCGCACAATGTAATGTAGGAATAAAAAAATATTCCACACAGGCTCGCACCCAAAAAACTATTTAGCAATAACTGGAAGTCTTACTTTATATTTTTCGTGTCCTGTATGCAAATACATGGGCTCAAGTCAAGGAGGCGGCGCCATCAGCCCTCAGCACTTCACAGATGAAACCTGCTTCCTCTCCCTCTTACGGCGACCCCGTGTGAAGACATCAGCGCTTAAGTCTCGCTCACGGCCTGAGCGCCTCCTGCCGTATCTTCCCATGCATGTGCAGTGCGCAGGTAAAGTCGTGGTGTATACACCTCGCTTCAGGGCACATTAGTGGGTAGACGTGACTGGAGGGGCGCATAGCATGTGTGCAAGACTTCAGTGTGACGTCCCCACACAGGGGTGTCAGTGAGAGGGGTATAACATGGAGCGCTGATGGCGCCGCCTCTTTGATTCGAGGAGGTGCATTTGCATACGGAGCGTGAAAAATATAGAGTAAGATTTTtagttattgctttttttttgggtGCAAGAATGTGTGGAATGCTTTTGTAATGCAAATAAGTTACTCTGTGCTGGGGGGTTTAAAACGGATTTTgtggcgacaggttccctttaaaagtataTTCCTATTTCAGATTTGGTTGTTCACCAAACTCACAGGATGatctgctgatcggtggggatcagaCCGCTAGGACTCCCAACCAACCCAGAGATACTTCATCAAACTTGCCCCTACATTTTGACAGCCGTGTCAATGCACACacgccaccgctccattcacttcaacgggaACTGCTAAAGACAGCTGAGTTCAAGCACCCTGCAATCTGCAGCGGTCCCAAATATACTGTCAGTTATCACTGAAGTGAATGTCGGCTACCTCTGTCAATAGTAAAGGGACATGGCTGGGGAAGATATCTCTGGTTTGGTGGAGGTCCAAGCAGTCAGACCTTtgttgatcagcaagttattccctacatatattttacatttggaaaaaaaagttttaattgtAGGACATGTCGCCCAACTTTACTGTATATACAGACTTTATGAATCACATATTAATTGGCCAGCACTATTATAATGTCTAGAGttatatcctgtgtgatacatagTAACtagccagcactgccataatctgtatgtgcagttttgtggattacgtagtaactggccagcactgccataatctgtatatgcagttttgtggattacgtagtaactggccagcactgccataacCTACCTGTATATGTAGTTTTGtggattacgtagtaactggccagcactgccataggccccctgtccacggccattgcTGAATATCGCcagcaggggaggagaggaggctgcTGTCAGTTTTCTGCTGTGAGCTGACACCGCGGCTGTGCTTtcaatagcaatgctatggaaagcgttcactgcattacccacggacggattatcgcccgtggacaggcagccataatCTATAGATGCAGTTTTGTGGATCACttagtaactggccagcactgccataatctgtaaATGCAGTTTTGTGGATTATGTAGTGACTGGCCAGTACTACCTTAATCTGTATGTGCAGATTGTATGGATTATATGCAGTAGGAAGCGGACAGCAAATCTATAATCTGAGAACACAAGATGGCATGAGTGCAAGAAAATTACATATAACGGCATTTACTGTATTTCACACTTACCCCCCTTCGCTTTCTGCATCCTCAGACCTAGGATATTCGCCAGACGTCTTCGTGGTCTCACTTTTCTTTCTTCTAATACTTCGGTGCTGGGGACCAACCTTCTTCCCGTCATTCTTGCCTCTTAGCCCATCCTTAATCTGTTCTTCCAATTTTGAAATTGCTTCTTTCAGAAATTTCACCTCCTCCTTGAGTTCCTCAACGCTTCTCAGCAGGCTCCCCAAATTCTCCAGGATTTGCAGTTGCCAACCCTGAAAGAACATAACAGCACCTTGGTTATCCTGAACTTGGTTACCTGTACCAAATGACCAAGTCTCGGGCCAACGGAGAACGTAGCCATGTTTGCCATATGTTCTCCAGCATAACAAGGCAATgctaactcctgcagctcctgtaAGGACTCCCAGAAGCAAACTCCTGTTCTCGGATGGGACAATATTACTGATGTCAGCAGAACAAGTGCTGAACCAACACTGCTGAGACCTTCTGTGACGACCGATCAGCAAGCAGGGAACTACAGAAGTTCAATACGTAAAAGGCTACATTCTTCCTCGGCTAGATTTATGGTACAGATGTCTCTGACAGCATTCTGCTAGTGAAGGCGGCCATCAAGATTGCGATGGTTGCAGAATGGCCACAAGTCCAACTTCTAGGAAACGTCTCACTTTTCAGAAGGTCCACAGTCCCCTCTGAGGGTCCCTGATATCTGTCTGCCTGCCAAATGGAAAGAGTTGTTCAGTAACCAATCAGACAGAAGCCTACGACATGTATATAAAATACGTATATTGTAAAGCAATTACATGTGGAACATAGCGGAGAAATGTTATGTGGTGAATGACTGAAGGCCAAATACAGAGGCTTAATTACCCCTTATTTTAATTACCCTTTAAAGTTACTGAATGTTTTACGAGCATTGCTTAAACACTTTGGAGACCTGCAAAGTGGCGAGAAACAAACTAAGGCCTgcctcacacagacatttgcagaaacgcagcgtttttcaacactgCGTTTACTGCTGTTGCAGCCCGGCTTCAGCAGTGCTGGAATGCGTTATGTCAGCATTTGACTGCGGTTTCAGCACATCTGCGGATCCTCCATGTGGTTGCCGACTGCGGATTCCACAATACGAAAtgggtcgtgtgaagccggcctgagagtgtgaggtcgcagggctatacagcaatcttTGGCCGCGTAtcactagtctcattgcagacaatgCATCCACAGACAGTACTGACAATCCGGCACAGGTCCACCAGGTAAATGGCGCAGTGGTGCGCATGCATGACTACAACTCCGCCGTTCATGgtcagtgcttgaccatctccgtcagctccacagaagtgaatggagaagtagtctCGCGTTTCAAGAAATCTCACCCACATAATGcggaaaaaaacaaactacagTTTAAATTGTCCTGCGGGGTGGATTTTAAAACTGCAAGACATCAATTTACAGATGTAGTAACGCAGCACGGCTGCGCTAAACAAATAGTGTAGCGCATGTTACAGACGCAGACTGGTCCACGCTGCAGATATAGCCTGCCATCCAAGGGTTCTGTCGgtcaatagttaaaaaaaaaacaatgtatagGTGCGACCGTCCTAGAGAAGCACAAGGCATCGGGGATTAGCTCAACTTCTCTGCTTTATTGACGCGTTTCAGGGCTACGGCTCCCCTTCCTTAGCATTTGCGTTGCTAGAAACGTGGGCAGCGTTTAGACATGCCTCAAGTTAACAGAGAAGTGTGTGGCCAGCAAAAACTGAGGAACGGGTGCCAGAGCCCCGAAATGCCTCTACTTTGGCTGGTGTCAATAAAACCGAGAAGTTCATCTCATCCTCAGATGTCTTTTGCTTCTCAAAGATAAGACGAGATCTGGGTTGGCTGCGCCCCATTGGGGGAGCctatatgtaaatttttt
Above is a window of Eleutherodactylus coqui strain aEleCoq1 chromosome 3, aEleCoq1.hap1, whole genome shotgun sequence DNA encoding:
- the LOC136620153 gene encoding regulator of microtubule dynamics protein 2-like, whose protein sequence is SVVPCLLIGRHRRSQQCWFSTCSADISNIVPSENRSLLLGVLTGAAGVSIALLCWRTYGKHGYVLRWPETWSFGTGNQVQDNQGAVMFFQGWQLQILENLGSLLRSVEELKEEVKFLKEAISKLEEQIKDGLRGKNDGKKVGPQHRSIRRKKSETTKTSGEYPRSEDAESEGGFITAQTDPEAESEDEPGVGIVKVERAKILKEEAELHPLLQQADSIHKGSESDKHDGFRVLLNKQEKYGNKVDFLWRLAPAYSDMFSLTNDVEEKKRYAADGKTGFMKIFYVCSCKGFFPR